TATTCCCACCTATTTTTTCAGCAAATACGGCCTAGCTGTCTATTACATGCCTGGCCCTGAGAAAAGTCCTGTGGGGATACAGACATGGTCTCTGTCTTCAAGGACCACCCAGTTCGGCAACTGGAGGTAAGTCATGGAAACATGGTGGCAATGCTCAATGGCGTGCTATCCAGCACATCAGGAGTCCAGCCCACGTGCTGAGGAAGTCCCAGAGAGAGCAAGATCACTTCTGTCTGGGGTGCTGCTCTTGGAAGGCCTCAGGGTCTTCCAAGACCCCCATCTGACCTCTGACCCTTGGCAGCCAACCTTCCCCAGGCCACCCCAGAGCTTGCTGGCCCTTCCCACTTATGTACGCCACCTGAACAGGAGAGGTCACTCACTCTGTGTCAGGGTGACCGTGGCTGCGGCTGCGGTGGCCGAGGGTCCGAGGGCCACGGGGTGGATCTCTGTGGTGCTGGGCAGGCTGATGATGGTGGCCTCGCCCAGCAGGTTGCAGATACGTTGTTGCATGGGGGTCAGCAGCACGGGGGCTACAGCTGGGCCACCGCCGCCACTGCCACCGCCTGTCCCAGGCCCTCCAGCTCCGTCCTCCTCAGTGGGCCCCGGGGCCTCGCCACCCTCCACGGCAGCCCGGACCTGGGCAACCTTACGACGGACCTCGGTCTTGAGGTCAGACCACTTCTTCTTGACCTCAGGCAGCTCCCTGCGGCAAGTGGCCACGGCGTTGACCCTTCTCAGGATGCCGTGCCAGGCCGCGCTCTTGGCAGCCAGGGGTACTCCGGCGTTGAAGTGGTTCACCAGCAGGTGCTTCTTCAGCTCCAGCTCCTCCACGATGATCTCCACCTCCCGCTCCGAGAAGttcatcttcctcttcttggCTGGGACTGCCAtggcctgtcccctcccctctgtttaaagaaattataatccCCTCAAGCGCCCCAATTCCCCtactcttcttcctcagcctcgcCCCTCACCCATCCCCTACAGGGGATAGGCCGGGCTTGCTCGAGGCCAAGCACTAGGCCTTAGGTAACCCTCCTCGCTACGCAAAGTGCGTAGGGCCCAGCCCCGACCGGCCCTGCCGCTGCCAGCCAGCTGCGTAATGGCTTCCTGAATCTGCCTCTTCCGCCGGGGTGTGCGGAGATCCGCCCACTTCCCCCTCTTCCCGCCTCCCAGCCCTTCTGCGGGAGAACCCGCCTTCCCGGTGGGGCGCGGCTCCAACATCACGTCGATCACTGGTTCTTTCGGTCTGTCGCTCAGCTAAAGAGCACGCCTACTTACTGGAATTAGCCTGATCATTGGTCTAAAATTGTGTCTGTCGTCCAGAGCGTCCCGCCCACCTAAGCTTCACTTTCATTGGGAAATCGTTCTGTCGTTCAATTATCAGTATTATGACTATTAAGCCGTTAAATTCAGCTATTTTATTGGCGGTTTAGGGGGTTAGATTACCAAAACCCTGCTTCCTGAGGATACTTAGTGCTTTCGGCCctgagctgtgagtcaattaatttttaattcctcTCACCGGCACAAACTCCGCCTCGCAACTGCAGTTCATAAATGCTCTCTCACAAATTCTGTTTCTCACCGGAGGCTACGATCTCTCCGTACACGACAGCTCCTCCCATCTTTAAGATCCCATAGTCTAAACGGAGTTCATCAATGGAAACTGGACACGGGGTCTTCCGCCTGCCAATCATATGACTTCTGCCTATCGCTGcgtgatttttctctctctggcccCCGGTTTAGCCAATCACCGCCTCCATCAGTTTGAATCGGCCCCAGGCGGAGCGGGATGACCCCGCCCACCCCATTGATCCGGGTAGTCCGGGTAGGTGTGGGCTGTCCTTAGTGGGCTCCGCCCCTCCAGGCTCTCCGTCCGAGCCCGTGATTGGCCTTGGGCTCGCTGGGGGGCTTGGCCTGAGGCAGCGCGCGGGAGGGGCGGGGCTTCCTGAAGCCACCCCTCCCTCCAGCTTGCCGGCGTCTCGGAGCCCGCGCTTGCACCTCCAGAGTGCCCGGCGTGCCTTCCGCGCCGTGCCCGCCGgcccgccgcccccgcccgcgCCCAGAGCCCCTGCCTCGCACCCGATGGTGAGCAGTGTGTTGTGCCGCTGCGTGGCCTCCCCGCCGCCggacgccgccgccgccgcctcctcgtCCGCCTCGTCGCCGGCGTCCGTGGGGGACCCCTGCGGCGGCGCCGTCTGTGGGGGCCCGGACCACCGGCTGCGCCTGTGGAGCCTCTTTCAGACGCTCGACGTCAACCGGGACGGCGGTCTGTGTGTCAACGACCTGGCAGTGGGGCTGCGGCGCCTGGGACTGCACCGCACGGAGGGCGAACTCCAGGTAGGCTGCGCGCGCCCTCGGCAGTGCAGGAGAGGGAGCCCCCGAGCGCCGGGTCACAGGTGCGGGCCTCTGGTGACAGATCTCGGGGGACGGCCCCTTGGGCTGGGTGGGACCCCCACTGTCAGAGGAAGGGTGCCCCCTGACAGAAGGACACCCCACTTACGCCCTGGTGGGAGTGGGGCTACTTCCTGACCTCTTTGGGTTCTTGGGCCGGGCTCTTTGTGGACACAGATGGGCACCCTCTGGGCCTTCTGATGGGCGAGAAGCCCTTTCCTGCCCGGGCTTTCCCCAGAATAGAAGGCCAGGTCTCAGGAATGTGCCTTTgtcacctcctgacctcaaggccAAGCTCGATGCTCCCTTCACCCATGGATGATGGGTTCATCCATCAGTCCCCAGCAGcacctcctcctttccctctcgTTTCCATGCCAGCCGTAGGCCCAGATCTGTTTCCTCTCAGGAGCATGTGGGAGTTGAAAAAAATTGGTATTGGGCTTTCAGGCAGATCCGTGTGGACGTGGGCGGCGAAGACTGACAGTTCTCATGGTTTAGGCTCATCTCCGTTGCCCTGTTTATCCAGAAAATGGGATCGTGATCCCTGCAGGATGGAGTGAAGGAATCtgggggaattttttttctaaaagtcgAAGCGTGGAAAATGTTAAGAGGCGAGATTGTCACTGTTGTGGGCTCTTGGCCAAGGTAGGGGCAGAGGGGCACAGAGAAATGGTCATCCCTGGGCCTGCCAGGAAGTGGAGTACTGGCCTTTCTGTATAAGAAGCTCAGAGCAGAggctgtttcttttccttctgtctcttccCCTTTAGTCTGACTTGGCAGGTGTAGCTGCCATTTTCCCAAGTATTTCATCTACTGTGGCTTAGCCTGATTTACAACCTGTAACCTGGAATAGGACTCCTGAGTACTTTACCTAAGAACCTGTTTCTTTGCTGAGTTAGTTTGGTCCATTTGTACACACAACAATTTGAGAATCTCATAGCCAGGTATGCAAAGAATCTGGTAAACCGCCAGTGAATTAAACCAATTTGTTGGGTGGGTGTACATAAAGTGTTGTTAACTCATGTTCAAGATCTCTTGAATCAACATCCAAGGTATTTAACCTATTAGGATCAGCCTAGGAAGACCAAGAATAACACTACACAAGAGAGAATCAGTGAGCTAGGTCCAGGACATTTAGTTAAGGCCTTTGGAGTTGGTTActttgttagtttgtttgtttgttttgagatggagtctggctctgtcc
The sequence above is a segment of the Saimiri boliviensis isolate mSaiBol1 chromosome 2, mSaiBol1.pri, whole genome shotgun sequence genome. Coding sequences within it:
- the NAIF1 gene encoding nuclear apoptosis-inducing factor 1 codes for the protein MAVPAKKRKMNFSEREVEIIVEELELKKHLLVNHFNAGVPLAAKSAAWHGILRRVNAVATCRRELPEVKKKWSDLKTEVRRKVAQVRAAVEGGEAPGPTEEDGAGGPGTGGGSGGGGPAVAPVLLTPMQQRICNLLGEATIISLPSTTEIHPVALGPSATAAAATVTLTQIPTETTYHTLEEGVVEYCTTEAPPPLPPEAPVEMMAQHADTSVKPQALKSRIALNSAKLIQEQRVTNLHVKEIAQHLEQQNDLLQMIRRSQEVQACAQERQAQAMEGTQAALSVLIQVLRPMIKDFRRYLQSNTANPAPASDPGQVPQNGQSDSIIQ